The Amycolatopsis sp. QT-25 genomic sequence AGCGGCGGGACAGCTACAAACGGGTGTCAGGGGCGACCGAATCGCTCACACATTCGAAGGACGGACGCGATTCGGCGAGCGCTTCGGCCGAACAGTCGACAGCGGTGGCCGCCGCACGGAGTACTTCCGCGACGACCTCGACGTCGGTCATCGGGGCGGGTGCCAGCGCGCCGTGACCGCCGCCTTCGACCCGGCCCGCCATACCTTCGAGCGCGATGGCCAGCGCCTGCTGGCCCGCGACGAGGTGCCGGACCACCTTGAGCAGCTCGGGCACGGTCGCCGCGGTACCCGACGCGGTCAGGGAAACGGCCAGGTCGTCCGCGCACGCCCGGAGGTGTGAGGCGACGACGGTCGGCGGCAGCGTGATCCGCTGTGGCCCGGGCGAATTCGGCTCGTGACCGAGCACCTGCTCACCGCCCTCCGGATCCTTCGGGTTTCGACGGCGCACATCCTGCCACCGTCACCCTCCGTCCTTCGCGCGACACCCCGGTCCCGGAATCGACCGGACCGGATCCGTGGCGAAGGGCGCGTTCCGGAACGAGAACCGTAATTTCGCCCACTTCCGAGTCAAGAAGCGGCCGCCAGCAACGCGGCCTCGATCTTCGATCGCCACGTTCGGTCTACCCCGCCGGCCTGCGGCGCGACGGCGAAGGAGTCGACGACGGCGCCACCGAGGGTGGCCACCTTCGCCCAGCGCACCTCGGCCTCGCATCGGCGCAGCGCGCCCGCGACCCGGTAGAGCAGCCCGATCCGGTTCGCGGCCCGCAGTTCGACCACGACCGTGTCCTGCCCGCTCGTTTCGTCGTCGAACCAGATCACCTTCGCGCTCCCGGACGGCGTCTCGCCACCTCCGTAATCCCGTTCCTTCGCCGCGAGCCGCTGGGTGAGCGGGAGCGTCCCGGCCACCGCCCGCGCGAACTGCTCGCGCAGCAGCGTGACATCGGGCAGCGAGCCGAACTTCGGCGACGCCGTGAACACGCCCGCCCGTCCCCCGTCGTGCCCGCGCAGCACCGCCGCGTGGACCTCGAGCGAGTTCAGCGCGAGCACCCCGGCGGCGGGAGCCAGCAGTTCGGCGCGGGCCGGGACCGCGAGCACCACGGTCACGATCTTCCCGGCGGCGGTGATGCGCACTTCGCCACGGCCGGAGGCGACGGCTTCGGCGACGAGCTCCCGTTGCTCGGCACCCATCGGCTCGGGTGGCACCGATCCCTTGCCGTGCAAGGCTTCTTCGCAACCGGACACGAGTTCGGCGAGCAACCGTGCCTTCCAGTCGGTCCACACGCCCGGCCCGGTGGCCAGCGAATCGGCCGCCGTCAGCGCGTGCAGCAGTTCCAGCAGGACGGGATTCGCACCGAGCGCCCTCGTCACTCGCTGGATCGTCGCGGGATCACCGATGTCCCGCCGCGTCGCGGTGTGCGGCAGCAACAGATGATGCCGGACCATTCCCGACACCAGTGCCGCCTCCGCCTCCGGCAACCCGAGCCGCGCCGCCACCTGGGCACTGATCTTCGCGCCGAGTTCGGAATGGTCCGCGTCGCGGCCCTTGCCGATGTCGTGCAGCAGCGCGCCGATCAGCAGCAGATCGGGCCGCGAAACGGTGGTCGTCAGTTTCGACGCCTCGACAGTGGCACGCAGGAGATGCCGGTCGACGGTCCACGAATGCACCGGCGACCTCGGCGGGAGGTCCCGCACCGCACCCCATTCGGGGAACAGCCGCGCCCACAGCCCGGTGCGGTCCAGCGCCTCCACGGCGTCGATCAGCCCCTCACCCGCGCCGAGCAGTTCCACCAGCGCCTTGAGGGCGTCGGCGGGCCACGGCGCACGCGGTTCCGGTGCGGTTTCGGCGAGCGCCCGCAAGGTCCCGTGCGCGATGGGCTTCCGGATCCGGGCCGACGCCGCGGCGACCCGCAGCAACAGCGCGGGATCCTTGGCGGGGACCGCGTCCCGCGCCAGCGCGACCTCGTTCCCGTGCAGGACGACACCTTCGTCGAGCGGCGTCCGCACCGGCCGCCGCCCGAACCGCGCCTTGGGTGGTTCCACAGTGGACCGAAGGGCCACATCGACCGCGTACGCGATCGTCCGTCCGACACCGGAAAGCTTGCGTGCCAGGGCAAACCGGTCGGCGAACCCGAGTTCGCCCGCGACCGTCTCGGCTTCCGGCGCGCTCAGGATGTCCCGCTCCCGGCGCAGTTCGCGGCGCAACTCCGTCCGGACGTCGAGCAGCAGGCTCTTGGCCGCCCGCAGTTCCTCACCAGGCCGCGCCGTCAGCTGAGCCGCCGCCAGGGCTTCAAGGACGGCGAAGTCACGAAGCCCACCTCGGCCGTGTTTGAGATCCGGCTCGGCGGACTGCGCGATCTCACCACTGCGAGCCCAGCGCTGCCGCACCGCGTCCGACAGTTCGCCGAGCCGTTTCCTGGCGGTCCGCCGCCACTGGTCCCGTGCCGCGGCGGCCAGCCTGGCGGTGATGTCGGCGTCCCCGGCGACATGCCGGAGGTCGAGCAGCCCCATCGCGGTCCGTAGATCCTCGGATGCCACCTTCAGCGCCTCACCCGGCGTGCGGACCGAGTGGTCGAGGCCGATCTTGGCGTCCCACAACGGATACCAGATCGCGTCGGCGATCTCGCCGACCTTCGCGTTGCCGTTGTGCAGCAACACCAGATCGAGGTCGGAGAAGGGCACCAGTTCGCCGCGCCCGAGGCCACCGACGGCGGCCAGTGCGACACCGGGGTCGGCGGTGTCGACGCCGGCCGCCGCGGCGCCCTTGCCCAACCAGAATTCGTGGAGGTCGACGCACGCCGCCCGCAACGCGGAGGCCCCCAACCTTCCGTGCCTGCCCTCGAGCAACCGCTCGGTGGCCTTGACCAGTTCACCCCCGTCGGCCATCCGTGCCCCCTATAGGGCGTCCGAGCCGCGCTCGCCGGTGCGTACCCGGATGACCGTCTCCACCGGCGTCACCCAGATCTTGCCGTCCCCGATCTTGCCGGTGTGGGCGGCGGTGGTGATCGCGTCGAGGACCTTCTCCACGTTGGAGTCGTCGGTGACGACCTCGACCCTCAGCTTCGCCACGAAGTCCACGGAGTACTCGGCACCCCGGTAAACCTCGGTGTGGCCCTTCTGCCTGCCGTAGCCCTGTACCTCGCTGACCGTCATGCCGAGCACACCCAGCTGCTCCAGCGCGGAACGGACGTCGTCGAGCGTGAACGGTTTGACGATCGCGGTGATCAGCTTCATGCCTTGCTCTCCTCGAGTTTCGTGGCCACGGTGCCGGTGGACGACTTGACCGGGAGGGAGTTCGGCTGGCCGAGACCGCCGCCCGATCCGGTGAAGTCGTACGCGCTCTCGGCGTGCTGGGCCTCGTCGATCCCGCTGACCTCGTCCTCGGCGCTGACGCGGAACCCGCCGAGCTTCTTGATCACCCAGCCGATGACGAAGGTGAGGACGAACGAGTACCCGAGGACCGCGGCCGCCGCGAGTGCCTGCTTGCCCAACTGGCCGACGCCGCCGCCGTAGAGGAGGCCGTCGACGCCGAGTGGGTTGACGCTGGTGGTGCCGAAGAAACCGATGAGCAGCGTACCGACGAGACCACCCACGAGGTGGACGCCGACGACGTCGAGGGAGTCGTCGAACCCGAAGCGGAACTTCAGGCTGATCGCCAAGGCGCACAGGGCACCGGCGACGAGACCGATGGCGATGGCACCGAGCGGGCTGACGAACCCGGCCGCCGGGGTGATCGCGACGAGACCCGCGACGGCACCGGAGGCGGCGCCGAGAGTGGTGGGCTTGCCGACCTTGATCTGTTCGACGATCAGCCAGCCGAGGATGGCGGCGGCGGTCGCGACGGTGGTGTTGGTGAACGCGACGGCGGCGAGGTCGTTGGCGGCCAGTGCCGAACCGGCGTTGAAGCCGTACCAGCCGAACCACAGCAACGCGGTGCCCAGGAGCACGAACGGAACGTTGTGCGGGCGTCCGGTGCCCTTCGGCCAGCCCGTGCGCTTGCCGAGCACGATCGCCAGCGCCAGACCGGCCGCACCGGCGTTGATGTGGACGGCGGTACCACCCGCGAAGTCGAGCGCCTTGACCTGGTTGGCGATCCAGCCGCCGGCCGAATCCGCGCCGATGAAGCCGTCGAACGAGAACACCCAGTGCGCCACCGGGAAGTACACGATGGTCACCCACACCGCGACGAACAGCGTCCAGCCCCAGAACTTGGCGCGGTCGGCGATGGCACCGGAGATCAGCGCGGGCGTGATGATCGCGAACATCAGCTGGAACATCACGAAGGCGAACAGCGGCAGCGCGTCCGCACCGGGCCAGGCGACCTCGGGCGCGGTGCCGGTGGCGGCGGTCGCGAACCCGGCGAGGTCGCCGGAGATGTTCGAGAGACCGGCGAAGTCGAAGTTGCCGAGCAATCCTCCGCCGATGTCGTTGCCGAACGCCATCGTGAAGCCGTACAGCGTCCAGAGGACACCGACCACGGCGAGGGCGATGAAGTTCATCATCAACATGTTCAGGACGCTCTTCGCGCGGACCATGCCGCCGTAGAAGAACGCCAATCCCGGTGTCATGAGCATGACCAGCGCGGCGCTGATCAACACCCATGCCGTGTCTCCTGCGTTCAGCACAATCTTCCTCCCGTGCCTGGGGTGTACTGCGCAGGGATTTTTGGACCGCGGTGTTTCCTGGGGCGGCGATTCAGGTTTCCCCCGCGTGAACTGTCGGTACGGCGTTGTTACGTCCAGGTTTCCCCGGACCTGGTGCGTTCTGCCCGGTCGCGAAACCTCGTGGTCGAATATGTCCATGAACGCGCGTGTATCCGGCCATGACCCGTTGCCACCGGAGATCGTCCGGTCGTTGCGGTGTTCGGTCTGCGGTGACCCGGTCGGGGCAGCCGATCGCACGGTGCGTTGCGGGAGAGGCCACTCGTTCGACGTAGCGAAGCAGGGTTATGTCAATCTTCTGCACGCGCGCATCCCGGCCGGCACCGCGGACACGGCGCCGATGGTCGCGGCTCGCGTCGACCTCCTGTCCTCAGGTGCTTATCTGCCGCTCGCCGACGCCCTCGCGAAGGTGGCTTCGGGGCATGTCGGGAGCGGGCTGGTCATCGACGCCGGTGCGGGCACGGGGTACTACCTCGCGCACGTGCTCGACGCCGTCCCGGCCGCGTACGGACTGGCGCTCGACGTCTCGGCCGTCGCTCTGCGCCGGGCCGCCCGCGCGCACACGCGCGCGGGCGCGGCCGTGTGGAACCTGTGGGAGCCCTGGCCGGTGGCGGATTCGAGCGCGTCACTGATCCTCAACGTCTTCGCGCCCCGCAACGCTCCGCAGTTCCACCGCGTCCTGACCGCGGACGGCCTGCTGGTCGTCGCGACGCCGAACCCCGGGCACCTCGGGGAATTGGGCGACCTGGTGCTCTCCGTCGACAGCGGCAAGGACGCGCGGCTGGAGGACACCCTCGGCGAGCACTTCACCCGGGTGGAGCGGCACGATGTCACCCAGCGGGTGACCTTGTCGCCCGAGCGGATCCGCCAGGTCGTCGAGATGGGGCCGAGCGCGTATCACCTCCACCGCGACGGACGCCGGGAACGGCTCGACGCGATCAGCGAGCCGGTCGAGGTCACCACCTCGTTCGGCGTCACGCTGTACCGGCCGGTGTCCTGATGGAGGCATCCGCGACGCTGCTCGCCGACGCCGCCTGGGTCCGCGCCCGCATCGGTGGCGCGGCGAAGCTCTACGGCTGCTCCCGGCCCGAGGTGCTCGGCACGATCTGGTGGTACTCGTTGTCTTCGGTCCTCGTCGCCCCTTCCCTCGAATCGCTCGTCCGTGGTGAGCCGCTGGATCCTTCGCTCGACGCCGTCACCATCGATCTCCTCCCCGACGGGCGCTTCACCGGGGCTCGATCGTCACGGGTCCTCCCCGGCGGTCTCGCCGAACTCGGCGCCGCGTTCGCCGGAACGCTGGGCACGGCGATCGGCACGATCTCGGCCGTCACCGGGGCGAATCCGCGCGCGCTGGGCGCGATCGCGACGGATTCGATCGGCAACCGCCTGCTGTGGACCGGCGACACCGGACGGGCGGTCGCGCTGGCGGCGCCGCTCGTGGCCGCGATCGGACTCGGCATGCCGGCGCCGCGATTCACCCGGATCGGGCGGAACACCGTGGTGCGCCGTGCTTCCTGCTGCCTGATCTACGAGGCGGGCAACCCGAAGTGCACCAGTTGCCCCCGGCAGACCCCGGAAGAACGAGACCGGCGCCTCCGCGGGACTCTCGGCTGACACTTGGATTTCCCCTGCCGGTGCAAGTCCGTGAAGGCCTCCTTGAGGGACTCTGGGTCCCTCAAGGAGGCCTTCACGGATCAACGATCGGCAGGACACGCCCTTGGGAGCCGATCGTGAGGTGGTTTCGACACCGGCGTGATCGGCTCCCGACGTCAGTCCGCCCCCTGAGGCGTCACTCCGCCGCGGTGCTCACCGTGAACGGCAGCCACTGCACGGTGACCCCGTTCGCCGGGGAGACCGGCATCCGCCAGTTCTGGCAGCCGCGACCGGGGATCCGGTCCCAGATGAACAGCGGTGTTCCCTGGACCGCGGTGCAGCCCTGATCCAGCAGCTTGCCCGCGTTCTGGACGGCGTACCGGTACACCCCCGTGCCGACCGTCTGCGGTTCGATCGTCCACTTCTGGCACGCGCCCGCGACCCGGTCGTAGGTGGTCACCGGGTTCCCGCCAGCCGTATGGCAGCCGGTGTTGTCCAAGACCTGCCCGGAATGCTTGGCACGGAACTGGTAGAAGCCGTCACCGGTGCCCCACGGGAAGAACTTCTGGCAGTCCGCGCCGTTCGACGGCCACTGCTGCACCTTGGTCCCGTTGTTCCAGCCGCACGCGGCGACATCGGCGTAGAGCCCGCTCGACACCGCCTGCAGGGAGACCCAGGCGTCGTCGCCGAACTCCTCACCGGGGTCGAACGTGGTGGCCCGGAACCGGTAGCTGTGGTTTTCCCGCAACAGTCCCGGCGGCACCGTCCAGGTCGCGGCGGTACCGGAGGGAACGTTCCACTGCCAGTAGTCCCCGATCATCGTTTCGCCTTCATAGACGTAGAAAACCGCTGTGACGCTGCCGCCGTCGGGGTCCGTCGGCGTGAAGCGCAGCGTCGGGGTGAGGGATTTCGTGTGGGTGACGCCGCCGATGTCGACGCGGTCCGAGATGTCGTGCCCGGCGGCGGGATTCGGCCGCTGGTTCCGGTAGGTCACCTCGAGGTACGGTGACTTGCCGCCCTCGCCGGAGGAGAACTTCTTCCAGCCGAAGGAATCCGACTCGTTCTCCGCCTTCAGCACCATCGATCCGGTGGTGACCCCCGAACCGGCCCAGGCACCGACCAGGTTCCCGATCGGGGTCCGGACCCAGTCGGCCGCACAGGCCACGCTGTAGCCGCGGGTCGCGTTCGTCGTCGCCCATCGCGTGCGGGGCGGCGGCTGGTTCGCCCAGCGAGTGCCCGTGTCGGCGGGCGACGAGTCCCAGATCTCCCAGTTGCGCGGTGAGCAGGAGTAGGAATGGTTGCCCCACAACGACAACGTGGCCGACTCGATCGCGGCGCCGCGGAACCGCGCCACGTCGAAGTGGAGATACGACCGGGCTTTCGTGGCTCCCCCGTCGTAGGTGCCGATGCGGAGTTCGGTGGCACCGGACTGGTCGGTGGCCGCGATGTTCGACTGCGTGAAGGTGTCGAAGTTCGTCCACACCGAGACACCCGGATCGACGATCACCGGATAGGACCGCGCCGGGTCGGCGAAGTACCCCGCGTCCGGCGCCACGTTCAGGCCGAGCGTTCCGCGTTCCTTGGCGGACACCACTTTCCCGACCTTCACCTTCGCGACGGGGTCGCCGCTGCGCTGGTCGATGCGCGAGTCCCACATCTCGGCGGCGGGCACGCTGCCCACCACCGCGCCGGACGCCGTGACCAGCTGGGTGTTCCCGTCCGCGTCGGTACGCGGCGTGAGCCCGGTGGCCCGCAGCGGGAGCGTGAACTTCAGCGCGCGATCGGGACGGCGCTTGACGACGAAGAACTGTTCGAAGCCGGTCCGCGTGGCCTCGACCCGCAGGTCGACGCCGGGCTGGACCTCCGGATAGGTGGCCGTCTCGCCGGCCAGCACCGGTTCGGGCAGGGCGCCGGGGTACCGCAGGGCGACCTTGCCGTCCCGGCTCTGCACGGTGGCGAGATCCCCGCTCCCGGCGCTCGCGCCGGCCAGCACGAGTTCGCGTGGATGCGCCTTCGGCCGGATGAGCCCGTCCGCGCTCTTCTCCAGCGTCAGGTCGACAGGCACCCAGTCGCCACCCCGGCGGACGTGCACCGGACCTCCGTGCACCCGGGTGGTGCGGGAGCCGTCGGGATTGGCGAACGTGACCGAGTTCTCGGTGCGTTCCGAGCGCATCTCGACCGGTTCGTGCCGCGAACGCGCCACGGTTTCGGGCGACGTCGCTTGCGCCGGGGCGGTGAACACGGCGGTCCCGGCCAGGCAAGCGGCGAGAAGCACGAGGCCCCGCCGCGGATTTCTTCGAATTTCGGCTTGCACTTCGGTCTCCCCAGCTGGTGGATGAAGTTGACATGTGGCTTACGCATGTCACACCACGAGGGTTGCCCGCCGCTCGAAAAAATCCGGCCGCGTGAGAAGGTGGCGGTATGGCCAAACCGACGCCGCTGCAGATCAGGAACATCGTCATGGCACTGCTCATGGCGGGTGCCCTGGTGTGGAACCTGTCCATCGGCGGCGCGGTGTGGCTCACCGCGATCTTCTCGGCCGGGATCGTCCTCTCACTGTTCTCCGCGTATCTGAACCGGCCCGGCGCGCGCTCCTGACCCCGCGTTTCAAGAACGCGCGGCCTCGAAGCGCGACGCAAGGTCAGCGTGGCCTCGATCGGTCAGCGCGCCGAAGAGACGCAGGCGCGCCATCCCGCCGTCGGGGTAGATGTCGAGCCGGACCTCGGTCACCTCGGGCCCCGGGTCGAGCGCGAACCGGTGCCGGGTGTCCGGTTGCAGACGCGTCTTCGGCAGCAGCTCGGTCCATGCGCCGTCACCGTCCCGGCCGCGCAGCGCCGCCCAACCCGGCGCGTTGCCCTTGAGGTTGCTGTTGTCCAGTTCGGCGAACCGGACGACACCCGCGCCGGCGAGCCGCACCGTGACCCAGTCGTTCCCGTCGTCCCGGCGCCGCGCGGTCTCCCAGCCTTCGGCCTGATGCGCGGCGAGCCCTGGCGAGAAGAGGTTGCCGGGCGAGGAATAGAACATGTCGCTGCATCCGGTGACCACCGCGCCGTTCTCCAGCGCGGCGAGGTCGAGGGCACCGCGATCGAGCAGGCGAGGGTCCGGGATCGGCGTGCCGTGCACGCGCAGCCGGGCCACGCCACCGTCCGGGTGCATGGTCAGCCGGACGTGCGTGTAGC encodes the following:
- a CDS encoding ammonium transporter, translated to MLNAGDTAWVLISAALVMLMTPGLAFFYGGMVRAKSVLNMLMMNFIALAVVGVLWTLYGFTMAFGNDIGGGLLGNFDFAGLSNISGDLAGFATAATGTAPEVAWPGADALPLFAFVMFQLMFAIITPALISGAIADRAKFWGWTLFVAVWVTIVYFPVAHWVFSFDGFIGADSAGGWIANQVKALDFAGGTAVHINAGAAGLALAIVLGKRTGWPKGTGRPHNVPFVLLGTALLWFGWYGFNAGSALAANDLAAVAFTNTTVATAAAILGWLIVEQIKVGKPTTLGAASGAVAGLVAITPAAGFVSPLGAIAIGLVAGALCALAISLKFRFGFDDSLDVVGVHLVGGLVGTLLIGFFGTTSVNPLGVDGLLYGGGVGQLGKQALAAAAVLGYSFVLTFVIGWVIKKLGGFRVSAEDEVSGIDEAQHAESAYDFTGSGGGLGQPNSLPVKSSTGTVATKLEESKA
- a CDS encoding putative RNA methyltransferase, coding for MNARVSGHDPLPPEIVRSLRCSVCGDPVGAADRTVRCGRGHSFDVAKQGYVNLLHARIPAGTADTAPMVAARVDLLSSGAYLPLADALAKVASGHVGSGLVIDAGAGTGYYLAHVLDAVPAAYGLALDVSAVALRRAARAHTRAGAAVWNLWEPWPVADSSASLILNVFAPRNAPQFHRVLTADGLLVVATPNPGHLGELGDLVLSVDSGKDARLEDTLGEHFTRVERHDVTQRVTLSPERIRQVVEMGPSAYHLHRDGRRERLDAISEPVEVTTSFGVTLYRPVS
- a CDS encoding (2Fe-2S)-binding protein, with product MEASATLLADAAWVRARIGGAAKLYGCSRPEVLGTIWWYSLSSVLVAPSLESLVRGEPLDPSLDAVTIDLLPDGRFTGARSSRVLPGGLAELGAAFAGTLGTAIGTISAVTGANPRALGAIATDSIGNRLLWTGDTGRAVALAAPLVAAIGLGMPAPRFTRIGRNTVVRRASCCLIYEAGNPKCTSCPRQTPEERDRRLRGTLG
- the alc gene encoding allantoicase — protein: MEDAVTDRPEWTARPDLASRRFGGTVMWATDELFAEKENLVNPWVPVHRTETFGPKGQVYDGWETRRHREPGDDQAVVRLGLAGAIAGVIVDTAFFKGNYPPFVSVEACAVDGYPSAAELSGMDWDVLVNRGAAAGHTENFFEIGGSKRYTHVRLTMHPDGGVARLRVHGTPIPDPRLLDRGALDLAALENGAVVTGCSDMFYSSPGNLFSPGLAAHQAEGWETARRRDDGNDWVTVRLAGAGVVRFAELDNSNLKGNAPGWAALRGRDGDGAWTELLPKTRLQPDTRHRFALDPGPEVTEVRLDIYPDGGMARLRLFGALTDRGHADLASRFEAARS
- a CDS encoding RICIN domain-containing protein produces the protein MQAEIRRNPRRGLVLLAACLAGTAVFTAPAQATSPETVARSRHEPVEMRSERTENSVTFANPDGSRTTRVHGGPVHVRRGGDWVPVDLTLEKSADGLIRPKAHPRELVLAGASAGSGDLATVQSRDGKVALRYPGALPEPVLAGETATYPEVQPGVDLRVEATRTGFEQFFVVKRRPDRALKFTLPLRATGLTPRTDADGNTQLVTASGAVVGSVPAAEMWDSRIDQRSGDPVAKVKVGKVVSAKERGTLGLNVAPDAGYFADPARSYPVIVDPGVSVWTNFDTFTQSNIAATDQSGATELRIGTYDGGATKARSYLHFDVARFRGAAIESATLSLWGNHSYSCSPRNWEIWDSSPADTGTRWANQPPPRTRWATTNATRGYSVACAADWVRTPIGNLVGAWAGSGVTTGSMVLKAENESDSFGWKKFSSGEGGKSPYLEVTYRNQRPNPAAGHDISDRVDIGGVTHTKSLTPTLRFTPTDPDGGSVTAVFYVYEGETMIGDYWQWNVPSGTAATWTVPPGLLRENHSYRFRATTFDPGEEFGDDAWVSLQAVSSGLYADVAACGWNNGTKVQQWPSNGADCQKFFPWGTGDGFYQFRAKHSGQVLDNTGCHTAGGNPVTTYDRVAGACQKWTIEPQTVGTGVYRYAVQNAGKLLDQGCTAVQGTPLFIWDRIPGRGCQNWRMPVSPANGVTVQWLPFTVSTAAE
- a CDS encoding P-II family nitrogen regulator; this encodes MKLITAIVKPFTLDDVRSALEQLGVLGMTVSEVQGYGRQKGHTEVYRGAEYSVDFVAKLRVEVVTDDSNVEKVLDAITTAAHTGKIGDGKIWVTPVETVIRVRTGERGSDAL
- a CDS encoding [protein-PII] uridylyltransferase, which codes for MADGGELVKATERLLEGRHGRLGASALRAACVDLHEFWLGKGAAAAGVDTADPGVALAAVGGLGRGELVPFSDLDLVLLHNGNAKVGEIADAIWYPLWDAKIGLDHSVRTPGEALKVASEDLRTAMGLLDLRHVAGDADITARLAAAARDQWRRTARKRLGELSDAVRQRWARSGEIAQSAEPDLKHGRGGLRDFAVLEALAAAQLTARPGEELRAAKSLLLDVRTELRRELRRERDILSAPEAETVAGELGFADRFALARKLSGVGRTIAYAVDVALRSTVEPPKARFGRRPVRTPLDEGVVLHGNEVALARDAVPAKDPALLLRVAAASARIRKPIAHGTLRALAETAPEPRAPWPADALKALVELLGAGEGLIDAVEALDRTGLWARLFPEWGAVRDLPPRSPVHSWTVDRHLLRATVEASKLTTTVSRPDLLLIGALLHDIGKGRDADHSELGAKISAQVAARLGLPEAEAALVSGMVRHHLLLPHTATRRDIGDPATIQRVTRALGANPVLLELLHALTAADSLATGPGVWTDWKARLLAELVSGCEEALHGKGSVPPEPMGAEQRELVAEAVASGRGEVRITAAGKIVTVVLAVPARAELLAPAAGVLALNSLEVHAAVLRGHDGGRAGVFTASPKFGSLPDVTLLREQFARAVAGTLPLTQRLAAKERDYGGGETPSGSAKVIWFDDETSGQDTVVVELRAANRIGLLYRVAGALRRCEAEVRWAKVATLGGAVVDSFAVAPQAGGVDRTWRSKIEAALLAAAS